One part of the Streptomyces nigra genome encodes these proteins:
- a CDS encoding gas vesicle protein: MNDSQNTSKSSRRQTDGTGKGPTPMEVLREARAQLAELTGMEAETVTSFDRTEDGWTLEVEVLELSRVPDTMSLMASYQVELDSEGQLTGYRRLGRYERGRSDARRGGR, from the coding sequence ATGAATGATTCACAGAACACATCCAAGTCATCCAGACGGCAGACGGACGGGACGGGCAAGGGGCCGACCCCGATGGAGGTCCTGCGCGAGGCGCGGGCCCAGCTCGCCGAGCTCACCGGCATGGAAGCGGAGACCGTGACGTCCTTCGATCGCACGGAGGACGGCTGGACCCTCGAAGTCGAGGTCCTGGAGCTGTCCCGCGTCCCCGACACGATGAGCCTCATGGCGAGCTACCAGGTCGAACTGGACTCCGAGGGGCAGCTCACCGGATACCGGCGTCTGGGCCGGTACGAGCGGGGGCGTTCCGACGCCCGGCGCGGTGGCCGCTAG